The following coding sequences lie in one Bacteroidota bacterium genomic window:
- a CDS encoding ATP-binding protein encodes MNETQDIEKKSLKLLTGKSPDLHELVRIAVCFANGRGGSILIGIEDDTDIPPKNQTIDVSLPEKITKYIRQHSVNLGIAPATIKKASNSAEYIEIEVYPSRQTIAGTSDGRYYIRISDECHPVMPDQLSRLAAEKNAFVWELQTTKRIPKTKVDERKLQDFVDAIRFSDRVSDFIRNKFDDELLEHYFFVKDEYLTNLGILWIGQREDRAALLYSPTIHFIRYDNLDNKVKKISFDDYSLNPVELLSAVEKLDDWNESIEFPSGIFRNSIPIYNREVIRELVANALAHRVYVMQGDIFINLYTDRLEVHNPGLLPLGVTPKNILHQSVRRNEHLAKVFYDLKLMEREGSGYDRIYQILISDGKQLPVVEEKYDRVIVTVYGKIFNAESLRLMDKVSKDYQLKQKELITLGVIAQHSSLSANELSKILALKKLEEVRAWLGQLTNNKLVLSKGKTKGMQYFVNPELLRKIGYKGKTTLKQIESPRLRELILADLKTYPRSSVGEIHERIGKEIPVRKIQTQLYQMLEEKLITKAGKLRYTKYWRSK; translated from the coding sequence ATGAATGAAACTCAAGACATAGAGAAAAAATCTTTGAAACTGCTTACAGGCAAATCTCCCGACTTGCACGAGCTTGTCAGGATTGCTGTCTGTTTTGCAAATGGCAGAGGTGGTTCCATTCTCATCGGAATTGAGGATGATACTGATATTCCACCGAAGAATCAAACGATTGATGTTTCATTACCAGAGAAAATAACCAAATACATCCGCCAACATTCGGTTAATCTTGGCATAGCTCCGGCTACAATAAAGAAAGCATCAAATAGTGCTGAATATATAGAGATTGAAGTTTATCCAAGTCGACAAACAATTGCAGGTACGTCAGATGGTAGATACTATATCCGAATCTCAGATGAATGTCATCCGGTGATGCCCGACCAATTAAGCCGTTTAGCAGCAGAAAAGAATGCTTTCGTTTGGGAATTACAAACAACAAAGCGAATACCCAAAACAAAAGTCGATGAGAGGAAACTTCAGGATTTTGTGGATGCAATTAGATTCTCAGATAGAGTCTCCGATTTTATAAGGAATAAATTTGATGATGAGTTGCTTGAACATTATTTTTTTGTGAAAGATGAATACTTAACAAATCTTGGAATTCTTTGGATAGGGCAAAGGGAAGACAGGGCTGCCTTATTGTATTCACCTACAATTCATTTCATTCGTTATGATAATTTGGATAACAAGGTAAAGAAGATTTCTTTTGATGATTATTCTCTCAATCCTGTAGAGCTTTTATCGGCAGTTGAAAAACTTGACGATTGGAATGAATCTATTGAATTCCCATCAGGAATATTTCGGAATTCAATCCCTATATACAACCGTGAAGTCATACGTGAATTAGTTGCCAATGCTCTTGCGCATCGAGTCTATGTAATGCAGGGAGATATTTTTATCAACCTTTATACCGACAGATTAGAAGTACATAATCCAGGACTTCTTCCGCTGGGTGTCACACCAAAAAATATTCTACATCAATCAGTTAGACGTAACGAACACCTTGCTAAAGTATTCTATGATTTAAAACTGATGGAACGTGAAGGCAGCGGATATGACCGCATTTATCAAATACTTATATCTGACGGTAAACAGCTTCCGGTAGTAGAGGAGAAATATGACCGTGTTATCGTTACAGTATATGGAAAAATATTTAATGCGGAATCATTACGCTTGATGGATAAAGTATCGAAAGATTATCAACTCAAACAAAAAGAACTTATTACCCTTGGTGTAATTGCACAACATAGTTCTCTCTCTGCCAATGAACTGAGCAAAATTCTAGCATTGAAAAAGTTAGAAGAAGTACGGGCTTGGCTTGGACAGTTGACCAACAACAAACTTGTATTATCGAAAGGAAAAACAAAGGGCATGCAATACTTTGTTAACCCTGAGCTTCTTCGGAAAATAGGGTATAAAGGAAAGACCACGCTGAAACAAATCGAGAGTCCAAGACTGCGAGAACTCATACTTGCCGACTTAAAGACATACCCAAGAAGTTCCGTGGGTGAGATTCATGAGCGAATCGGTAAAGAAATACCGGTTCGAAAAATACAGACACAATTGTACCAGATGTTGGAAGAAAAGTTGATTACAAAAGCAGGCAAACTTAGATATACAAAATACTGGCGGTCCAAATAA